The following coding sequences lie in one Alloacidobacterium dinghuense genomic window:
- a CDS encoding discoidin domain-containing protein, giving the protein MDHRTNFHLTGMYAAMFVLCASACMAEAQEIVVDASPSHVANSFSPVRALGAGVDRLRAGEGAPEMNRRDITKEEVERNTDQLLSGPVLAAILSAGWQPVTYRQNTELQMEAWHWNPDGAWSNPSQQDGYFTGSAEPTETIHHSWSYPLPRRGDTVGDGDGWSRLTDGDPKSFWKSNPYLTSSFTGEDDALHPQWVLIDLGKKTDIDAIQIAWAAPFALDYKVQFWTGELEPFYHGTTKGTWQTFPKGSVTNATGGTTTLKLVDWKIPVQYLRIWMTRSSNTCNAHDSNDKRNCVGYAINELYAGTLSPDGKFTDAINHLPSRKQTITWVSSVDPWHSTSDLDVTKGDQVGFDFFFKSGITRGLPTIVPIAMLYGTPEDAANEIAYLDKRHYPISRIEMGEEPDGQRMLPEDYGALYIQFATAIHRLVPTAKLGGPSFEGTLGDVEVWPDANGNASFLGRFLDYLKAHDRLSDFTFFSFEHYPPNHSWDDLYREPGFVSHIVQVWKNDGLPPDIPFFMTEGNMENYEKGADIKQALWLADYVGSMMTAGASGTYYFHYIPTPGHPGPILTVNDSYQVVGYPAQYFATQMITQEWAQPVDTVHQLFKASSDITDDSGNTLVTAYPIKRPDGSWSVMLVNRDRDHDHAVKLKFANAEAGQDSFFSGAVNQTTLGESQYQWRPGGPMGHEDPDGPPLKSALNGGADTLYQLPKSSLTILRGNISAGVK; this is encoded by the coding sequence GTGGACCATAGGACAAACTTTCACCTCACTGGAATGTATGCTGCGATGTTTGTCCTATGCGCCTCCGCTTGTATGGCGGAGGCGCAGGAAATCGTAGTTGACGCCTCGCCATCGCATGTCGCCAATTCATTCAGCCCTGTACGCGCACTGGGTGCGGGGGTGGACAGACTACGAGCAGGCGAAGGTGCTCCAGAGATGAATCGCCGCGACATCACGAAAGAAGAAGTGGAGAGAAACACCGACCAGTTACTGTCTGGCCCGGTGCTCGCTGCGATTCTCTCAGCAGGATGGCAACCCGTCACCTATCGGCAGAACACTGAACTGCAGATGGAAGCCTGGCACTGGAATCCTGATGGTGCCTGGAGTAACCCCTCTCAGCAAGATGGCTACTTCACCGGCAGTGCTGAGCCAACCGAAACGATTCATCATTCATGGTCTTATCCGCTTCCTCGTCGAGGTGACACAGTGGGCGATGGCGATGGATGGTCTCGGCTTACAGATGGCGATCCGAAAAGTTTCTGGAAAAGTAATCCATATCTGACGAGCTCTTTCACCGGGGAAGACGATGCACTGCACCCGCAATGGGTGCTGATCGATCTGGGCAAGAAGACAGACATCGACGCCATTCAGATTGCCTGGGCTGCCCCCTTTGCGCTGGATTACAAGGTCCAGTTCTGGACGGGGGAGCTGGAGCCGTTCTATCACGGAACCACCAAGGGCACATGGCAAACCTTTCCCAAGGGATCTGTTACCAACGCAACGGGCGGAACGACAACGTTGAAGCTTGTTGATTGGAAGATTCCTGTTCAATATCTCCGCATCTGGATGACCAGATCATCCAATACATGCAACGCGCATGATTCCAATGACAAGCGAAACTGCGTCGGGTACGCAATCAATGAGCTCTATGCCGGCACTCTCTCACCGGATGGAAAGTTTACCGATGCAATCAATCATCTACCCAGCCGGAAACAAACAATCACCTGGGTTTCCTCGGTTGATCCTTGGCATTCCACCTCCGATCTCGACGTGACGAAGGGTGATCAGGTCGGATTCGATTTCTTCTTCAAGAGTGGAATCACTCGTGGCCTGCCAACGATTGTTCCGATCGCAATGCTGTATGGAACTCCCGAGGATGCTGCGAATGAAATCGCCTATCTCGACAAACGGCACTATCCGATATCGCGAATCGAGATGGGAGAAGAGCCGGATGGACAGCGCATGCTCCCCGAAGATTACGGGGCGCTCTATATACAATTCGCGACTGCGATTCACCGCCTGGTCCCGACCGCTAAGCTGGGAGGACCATCATTCGAAGGAACACTTGGCGATGTAGAGGTATGGCCGGACGCGAATGGCAACGCTTCTTTTCTTGGCCGTTTCCTGGACTACCTGAAGGCTCACGACCGTTTGAGCGACTTCACATTCTTTTCCTTCGAGCACTATCCGCCAAACCATTCGTGGGACGACCTGTATCGAGAGCCGGGATTTGTGAGTCACATTGTTCAGGTCTGGAAAAACGATGGTTTGCCGCCTGACATCCCGTTCTTCATGACCGAAGGCAATATGGAGAACTACGAAAAAGGTGCGGACATCAAGCAGGCTCTCTGGCTTGCAGACTACGTCGGCTCAATGATGACGGCGGGAGCCAGCGGCACTTACTATTTTCACTACATCCCAACGCCCGGCCATCCCGGCCCTATTCTCACAGTGAACGATAGCTATCAAGTTGTGGGATATCCGGCGCAATATTTCGCGACACAAATGATTACGCAGGAGTGGGCACAACCCGTAGATACAGTGCACCAACTGTTCAAGGCATCGAGTGATATAACAGATGACTCCGGAAACACACTTGTCACTGCCTACCCAATCAAGCGACCGGATGGAAGCTGGTCCGTCATGCTTGTGAACAGAGATCGCGATCACGATCACGCCGTGAAGTTGAAATTTGCAAATGCAGAAGCCGGGCAAGATAGCTTCTTTTCTGGCGCAGTCAACCAGACCACTCTCGGAGAGTCCCAATATCAGTGGCGCCCAGGTGGCCCGATGGGGCATGAAGATCCTGATGGTCCTCCCCTGAAGTCTGCTTTGAATGGTGGCGCGGATACACTTTACCAGCTGCCTAAGTCCTCACTCACAATTCTCCGCGGCAACATCAGTGCCGGTGTGAAATAG
- a CDS encoding discoidin domain-containing protein yields MSQKLLITSFLILLSAMSGAGAEGQTITVDATPSHVANTFSPLRALGTTVDRIPSNTTDIFFRPDQIKQILEAGWGPVTYRQNTELFVQAWHWNPKGTWSDSSGQGYFVGDAKPTNESIRHSYGYNLPHRGVTRNNGSEFDGYSRLDDGDLNTYWKSNPYLTKAFTGEDDSLHPQWVVVRLQAEEIVTNIRIAWAEPYARNYRVQYWLGKGDAMDDPEDGEWKDFPSGVVSDGKGGTVTLQVSPTPLATRYVRVLMTESSNTCDTHGKSDPRNCVGYAIKEIYLGTQTNGEFHDILHHTPGQDQTFTFSSSIDPWHQPSDLYVIPDRMESGDQVGFDLFFTSGITRGQPAMVPVALLYGTPEDAAAQITYLEKRGYPISYIEMGEEPDGQYMAPEDYATLYLQWATALHKIDPDLKLGGPVFEGVSEDIKFWPDAQGKTSWFTRFLDYLKAHNRLSDLSFMSYEHYPYYDGTCQGPWSNLFKEPEVLTHIVQVWRDDGLPANVPMFNTETNAPGGDAAVDVFGALWLGETFPAFLTAGGKASYYHHALPYSTPHPACWNSWGTYHMFTTDHNYLIKQRTSQFFATQMLTQEWAEPGDGEHRLFHAASDIKDSMGRTLVTAYAVQRPDGQWSLMVINKDYDNPHSVKIAFHDADTSTDNSYVGPVTRITFGKEQYRWHSAMRDGYADPDGPADKSTLPDGARSFVLPPASMTVLRGRISSSAK; encoded by the coding sequence ATGTCGCAAAAGCTACTGATCACATCCTTTCTTATTTTGCTGTCTGCAATGTCAGGGGCTGGAGCCGAGGGACAAACTATCACCGTCGACGCTACTCCCAGTCACGTGGCAAACACATTCAGTCCGCTCCGCGCGCTGGGTACAACCGTAGATCGTATCCCCAGCAATACGACAGACATCTTTTTCCGGCCCGACCAGATAAAACAAATTCTTGAAGCGGGCTGGGGACCAGTCACCTATCGTCAGAACACCGAACTATTTGTTCAGGCTTGGCATTGGAATCCGAAAGGGACCTGGAGCGACTCGTCGGGTCAAGGTTATTTTGTTGGAGATGCGAAGCCGACAAATGAATCAATTCGTCACTCTTACGGTTACAATCTTCCGCATCGCGGGGTGACGCGCAACAACGGATCGGAGTTCGACGGCTATTCGCGGCTGGATGATGGCGATCTCAACACCTACTGGAAGAGCAATCCATATCTTACAAAGGCATTCACCGGAGAGGATGACAGCCTTCATCCGCAGTGGGTGGTCGTCCGGCTACAGGCGGAAGAGATCGTTACGAATATACGCATCGCCTGGGCAGAACCGTACGCACGCAACTATCGGGTGCAATACTGGCTCGGAAAAGGCGATGCTATGGACGATCCGGAAGACGGCGAGTGGAAAGACTTTCCGTCCGGAGTCGTCTCGGATGGAAAGGGTGGGACGGTTACACTTCAGGTTTCTCCAACTCCGTTAGCAACTAGATATGTGCGCGTGCTGATGACGGAATCTTCCAACACCTGTGATACTCACGGAAAGTCTGATCCACGAAACTGTGTTGGATACGCAATCAAAGAGATCTATCTCGGAACGCAGACGAACGGTGAATTTCACGACATCCTGCATCACACTCCGGGTCAGGACCAGACCTTTACCTTTAGTTCATCGATTGATCCCTGGCACCAGCCTTCTGACCTGTATGTAATTCCCGACCGCATGGAATCCGGCGATCAGGTGGGCTTCGATCTCTTCTTCACAAGCGGTATTACGCGCGGGCAGCCTGCGATGGTTCCGGTGGCCTTGCTCTATGGCACTCCCGAGGACGCTGCGGCACAAATTACTTACCTTGAGAAACGCGGCTATCCCATCTCATACATAGAAATGGGAGAAGAGCCGGACGGTCAGTATATGGCGCCTGAGGACTACGCAACCTTGTATCTGCAATGGGCCACGGCTTTGCACAAGATCGATCCGGATCTCAAGTTAGGAGGCCCGGTTTTTGAAGGCGTCAGCGAAGACATCAAATTCTGGCCTGATGCGCAAGGCAAAACCTCGTGGTTCACGCGTTTCCTCGATTATCTGAAGGCTCACAACCGCCTTTCTGATCTGTCGTTCATGTCGTATGAGCATTACCCTTACTACGATGGAACTTGCCAGGGTCCATGGAGCAATCTCTTTAAGGAGCCCGAAGTCCTCACACATATCGTTCAGGTCTGGCGGGATGACGGATTACCCGCAAACGTTCCCATGTTTAATACCGAGACAAATGCTCCAGGCGGCGATGCGGCAGTCGACGTGTTTGGAGCGCTGTGGCTTGGCGAAACCTTCCCTGCCTTTCTCACTGCAGGTGGAAAAGCATCGTACTACCATCACGCGCTGCCTTACTCTACGCCTCATCCGGCATGCTGGAATAGCTGGGGCACGTATCACATGTTTACAACCGACCATAACTACCTGATCAAGCAACGCACCTCGCAGTTTTTTGCGACGCAGATGCTGACACAGGAATGGGCTGAACCGGGAGATGGCGAGCATCGTCTCTTTCACGCCGCAAGCGATATCAAGGATTCCATGGGACGGACTCTGGTCACGGCGTATGCAGTGCAGCGTCCCGACGGGCAATGGTCGCTTATGGTAATCAACAAAGACTACGACAACCCCCACTCGGTAAAAATCGCCTTTCACGATGCAGACACCAGCACAGACAATTCCTATGTGGGACCAGTTACCAGAATCACATTTGGCAAGGAACAGTACCGCTGGCATTCAGCGATGAGAGATGGTTACGCAGATCCTGACGGACCGGCGGATAAGTCTACTCTGCCGGACGGCGCCCGTAGCTTTGTACTTCCGCCAGCATCCATGACCGTTCTACGCGGCCGGATAAGCAGTTCCGCAAAGTGA